One genomic segment of Culturomica massiliensis includes these proteins:
- a CDS encoding OmpP1/FadL family transporter: MKKLYILSALLTMGTIASAQNYEEILRFSRFTTTGTARSAAMGGAFGALGGDLSTLSTNPAGIGVFRKSEAAFTPLLNFNDIKSGNRTANKTSFQMGTLGAVFSLYTPDFNWRGFNFGINYTNLSNYNRQMDIAVLNSSTSQLNAYALQADNIQPKDLNPFTLGQAYETFLINPNDQLYYSPAVGEGELVNQYKLLKEDGYQGEYAFSFGTNYKDKLYLGMTIGLQTTYFKTRSQYTELGEENAPSGFDSYDFFENVRINGVGTNLKFGAIYRPIPELRIGAAIHTPTWYNMNYRRETYIDAYYWTPEDPNTGRESQISQSQGYYDKYDFDMRTPWRAILSIATVLNQKAIISADYEYVDYGSAKYTAGPYSRFYDETNAAIKSTYTAAHNFRVGAEYRFNSQFSLRAGYNYMGSPYKRKEYSFVNSIPGGDKIQTVSGGIGLNFGQFYCDAAYSYRFAKDETIFYYTETQIDNLIHTVMAEPVSNKYHEHQARITVGVRF, encoded by the coding sequence ATGAAAAAATTATATATTCTTTCGGCACTGTTGACTATGGGAACCATAGCATCGGCCCAAAATTATGAAGAAATCCTGCGTTTCTCCAGATTTACAACCACAGGGACGGCCCGTTCGGCTGCCATGGGAGGTGCATTCGGAGCCTTGGGAGGCGACCTCTCGACTTTAAGTACCAATCCTGCCGGAATCGGTGTTTTCCGGAAATCGGAGGCAGCCTTTACCCCCTTACTGAATTTCAACGATATCAAATCGGGAAACCGTACAGCCAATAAGACTTCTTTCCAGATGGGAACGCTGGGGGCAGTTTTCTCTCTGTATACGCCCGACTTCAATTGGCGGGGTTTTAATTTCGGTATCAATTATACCAATTTGAGCAACTACAACCGCCAGATGGATATCGCCGTACTCAATTCCTCAACTTCCCAGCTCAATGCCTATGCTCTACAGGCGGACAATATCCAGCCGAAAGATCTGAATCCGTTTACACTGGGACAGGCGTATGAAACATTCCTGATCAATCCGAATGACCAATTGTACTATTCTCCGGCCGTCGGAGAAGGGGAATTAGTCAATCAATACAAATTGCTCAAAGAAGACGGATATCAGGGTGAGTATGCTTTTTCTTTCGGCACGAACTACAAGGACAAACTGTATTTGGGAATGACTATCGGCTTGCAAACGACCTATTTCAAAACCCGCAGCCAATACACTGAACTCGGTGAAGAAAATGCCCCGTCCGGCTTTGATTCATACGACTTCTTTGAAAATGTCCGGATCAACGGTGTAGGTACCAACCTGAAATTCGGAGCCATTTACCGTCCGATTCCGGAACTCCGTATCGGTGCCGCTATTCATACGCCCACGTGGTATAACATGAATTATCGCCGGGAAACATATATTGACGCTTACTACTGGACTCCCGAAGACCCGAATACCGGGCGGGAATCACAAATCAGCCAATCCCAGGGATACTACGACAAATACGATTTCGATATGAGAACTCCCTGGCGGGCCATCTTAAGTATTGCAACGGTATTGAACCAAAAAGCGATCATCAGCGCAGACTACGAATATGTGGATTACGGTTCGGCCAAATACACAGCAGGCCCCTACAGCCGTTTTTACGACGAAACCAACGCCGCAATCAAGAGTACCTATACGGCAGCTCATAATTTCCGGGTCGGAGCCGAATACCGTTTTAACAGCCAATTCAGCTTGCGGGCCGGCTATAATTATATGGGAAGTCCGTACAAACGCAAAGAATACAGTTTTGTAAATTCTATTCCGGGCGGTGATAAAATCCAAACGGTTTCAGGCGGTATCGGTCTGAATTTCGGTCAGTTCTATTGTGACGCCGCATACAGCTACCGGTTTGCAAAAGACGAAACCATCTTCTATTACACGGAAACCCAGATCGACAACCTCATTCATACGGTAATGGCAGAGCCCGTATCCAACAAATACCACGAACACCAGGCACGGATTACGGTGGGAGTAAGATTCTAA
- the miaB gene encoding tRNA (N6-isopentenyl adenosine(37)-C2)-methylthiotransferase MiaB encodes MGKKFYIETYGCQMNVADSEVVAAILTAKGFEHTKDKNEADIILVNTCSVRENAEQRVRGRVQGFSEIRKRNPHLLVGIMGCMAERLGENLFEQEKNVNIVVGPDAYMDLPLLIEKAAKGEKAINIELSETETYKDICPSRIDETTISGFVSIMRGCNNFCTYCIVPYTRGRERSRSPHSIVAEVIDLQRRGFKEVTLLGQNVNSYRYKDETSDINFPALLETVARTVPQMRIRFATSHPKDMSDATLETIARYPNICKAIHLPVQSGSNSVLKDMNRKYTREWYLDRIAAIRRIIPECGISTDVFVGFHNESEADFQQTLELMQQVGFDLAYMFKYSERPGTMASKRLPDNVDEETKGRRLQQLIDLQTGWSLESNRRDIGKTFEVLVEGISKKSPDEMFGRSSQNKVIVFPCKTAKAGDLIQVKVKDCTSATLIGEAVG; translated from the coding sequence ATGGGTAAAAAATTCTATATCGAAACCTACGGCTGCCAAATGAATGTCGCTGATAGTGAAGTTGTCGCAGCCATTTTAACAGCTAAAGGCTTTGAACACACCAAAGATAAAAACGAAGCGGATATCATTCTGGTAAATACCTGCTCTGTCCGCGAAAATGCAGAGCAACGGGTACGGGGACGCGTACAAGGGTTTTCTGAAATCCGCAAAAGAAATCCCCATCTACTCGTAGGAATTATGGGGTGTATGGCAGAACGTCTGGGAGAAAATCTATTCGAACAGGAAAAAAACGTCAATATCGTCGTCGGACCCGACGCTTACATGGACCTGCCTTTATTGATTGAAAAGGCCGCCAAAGGAGAAAAGGCTATCAACATCGAGCTTTCGGAAACCGAAACGTACAAAGACATTTGCCCTTCCCGTATCGACGAAACGACGATTTCAGGTTTTGTATCCATCATGCGCGGATGCAACAACTTCTGTACCTACTGCATCGTACCGTACACGCGGGGACGCGAGCGCAGCCGCAGTCCGCACAGTATCGTAGCGGAAGTGATCGACCTGCAGAGACGCGGATTCAAAGAAGTGACCCTATTGGGACAGAACGTCAACTCCTACCGTTACAAAGACGAAACCTCCGACATAAATTTTCCGGCATTACTGGAAACGGTAGCCCGTACCGTGCCTCAAATGCGGATCCGGTTTGCTACCTCCCACCCTAAAGATATGAGCGATGCCACACTGGAAACCATCGCCCGTTACCCGAATATATGCAAAGCCATCCACTTACCCGTACAATCGGGAAGTAATTCGGTACTCAAAGACATGAACCGGAAATACACCCGTGAATGGTATTTGGACCGGATTGCCGCCATCCGCCGTATCATCCCCGAATGCGGCATCTCGACAGACGTATTTGTCGGTTTCCATAACGAAAGTGAAGCAGATTTTCAGCAGACGCTGGAACTGATGCAACAAGTCGGATTCGATCTGGCTTATATGTTTAAATATTCCGAGCGTCCTGGCACAATGGCTTCCAAACGTTTACCTGATAATGTCGATGAAGAAACCAAAGGGAGACGCCTCCAGCAATTGATCGATCTGCAAACAGGCTGGTCTCTGGAAAGTAACCGCCGGGATATCGGAAAAACGTTCGAAGTACTGGTAGAAGGGATTTCGAAAAAAAGTCCGGACGAAATGTTCGGGCGCAGCAGTCAGAACAAAGTGATCGTATTCCCTTGCAAAACAGCCAAAGCCGGCGATCTTATCCAGGTAAAGGTGAAAGACTGTACTTCGGCGACTTTAATAGGAGAAGCCGTCGGTTGA
- a CDS encoding RNA methyltransferase: MENRKLQNEELHRISTEEFKSVEKLPIVIVLDNIRSLNNVGSVFRTSDAFRLSKIYLCGITATPPNREIHKTALGAEESVAWEYSKDTLPVIHRLEADGYKVFSVEQAENSLSLEKVTLPTDGKYALVFGNEVKGVQQEVIDHSAGCIEIPQFGTKHSFNISVSVGIVLWQVVRPWLNRF; this comes from the coding sequence ATGGAAAACAGAAAATTACAAAACGAAGAACTTCACCGGATCAGCACCGAAGAATTTAAGTCGGTAGAAAAACTGCCCATCGTTATCGTTCTGGACAATATCCGCAGTCTGAATAATGTCGGTTCCGTATTCCGGACGTCAGATGCGTTCCGGCTCTCTAAAATATACCTTTGCGGCATAACAGCCACCCCGCCCAACCGGGAAATCCATAAAACAGCTTTAGGAGCAGAAGAATCGGTGGCATGGGAATACAGTAAAGATACATTACCTGTCATCCATCGTTTAGAGGCCGACGGCTATAAAGTGTTCTCGGTAGAACAGGCCGAGAACAGCCTGTCACTGGAAAAGGTGACACTTCCCACCGATGGAAAATACGCACTGGTTTTCGGCAATGAAGTGAAAGGGGTACAACAGGAAGTCATCGATCATTCTGCCGGTTGCATCGAAATTCCCCAATTCGGGACAAAACATTCATTCAACATTTCCGTCAGTGTAGGCATCGTACTGTGGCAGGTCGTCCGTCCGTGGCTAAACCGTTTCTGA
- the folP gene encoding dihydropteroate synthase, which yields MIKFPVIERQVLDLSRPRVMGILNVTPDSFYDGGKYLSETKVIERIRQIVEEGADIIDVGACSTRPGAAGVDEKEEMARLEPAVELIRKYYPNMLVSIDTYRAKIAEEINTCLGPVIVNDISGGTMDSRMFETVARMKVPYILMHIQGIPRTMQRNPVYENVVEEVKLFFKERITRLNELGFDNLILDPGFGFGKTAEHNFQLMEALDTFQELGYPVLSGISRKGMIWKTLDITPAEALNGTTVLNTVSLMKGAQLLRVHDVKEAVEAVKLFNCIHQFARF from the coding sequence ATGATAAAGTTTCCGGTAATAGAAAGGCAAGTGCTCGATTTATCCCGTCCCCGGGTGATGGGAATTTTGAATGTGACTCCCGATTCCTTTTACGATGGGGGTAAGTATCTTAGTGAAACGAAGGTCATTGAACGTATCCGGCAGATTGTGGAGGAGGGAGCGGATATCATTGATGTCGGAGCTTGTTCTACCCGTCCGGGGGCTGCCGGGGTTGACGAGAAAGAGGAAATGGCCCGGCTGGAACCGGCTGTCGAGCTGATCCGGAAATATTATCCGAATATGCTTGTTTCGATAGATACTTACCGGGCGAAAATAGCGGAAGAAATTAATACTTGCCTGGGCCCGGTCATTGTCAACGATATTTCCGGAGGAACGATGGACAGCCGGATGTTTGAAACGGTAGCCCGGATGAAAGTGCCTTATATTCTGATGCATATACAGGGCATTCCCCGGACAATGCAACGGAATCCGGTGTACGAAAATGTCGTGGAGGAGGTAAAGCTCTTTTTTAAGGAACGGATTACCCGTCTGAATGAGTTGGGATTCGATAACCTGATCCTGGATCCGGGGTTCGGATTTGGAAAAACGGCTGAACATAATTTCCAATTGATGGAAGCATTGGATACTTTTCAGGAATTGGGTTATCCGGTACTTTCCGGAATTTCCAGAAAGGGTATGATCTGGAAGACTTTGGACATTACGCCGGCGGAGGCATTAAACGGCACGACGGTGTTGAATACGGTGTCACTGATGAAAGGGGCTCAATTGTTGCGGGTACATGATGTAAAAGAAGCTGTAGAAGCTGTGAAACTGTTCAACTGTATACATCAGTTTGCCCGTTTCTGA
- a CDS encoding DUF1599 domain-containing protein, whose protein sequence is MVDTSQEYDSVINICRDIFTKKMHDYGTAWRILRTTSITDQIFIKANRIRCIEEKGVCKVHEGIVPEFIGIINYAIMGLIQLELGPGEDTPPEKITARYDEYFQSAKRLMLDKNHDYDEAWRSMRISSYTDLILMKIKRTKQIEDNQGDTLISEGIDANYYDMVNYAVFALIRLCVENKQ, encoded by the coding sequence ATGGTGGATACTTCACAAGAATATGACAGCGTAATAAATATATGCCGTGATATTTTTACAAAAAAAATGCACGACTACGGCACAGCTTGGCGGATATTACGCACAACATCAATTACAGATCAGATATTTATCAAAGCCAACCGCATACGTTGCATAGAAGAAAAAGGCGTATGCAAAGTACATGAAGGTATTGTGCCGGAATTCATCGGCATCATCAATTATGCCATCATGGGACTTATCCAGTTGGAACTCGGCCCGGGAGAAGATACTCCTCCTGAAAAAATAACCGCACGATACGATGAATATTTTCAAAGCGCCAAACGTCTGATGTTAGACAAAAATCACGATTACGACGAAGCATGGCGAAGTATGCGTATCAGTTCCTATACCGATCTCATTCTGATGAAGATCAAACGGACCAAGCAAATCGAGGACAATCAAGGCGATACCCTGATATCGGAAGGTATAGATGCCAATTACTACGACATGGTCAATTATGCCGTCTTTGCCCTGATCCGCTTATGTGTCGAGAACAAACAATAA